The Takifugu rubripes chromosome 3, fTakRub1.2, whole genome shotgun sequence genome contains a region encoding:
- the ccdc120a gene encoding coiled-coil domain-containing protein 120 isoform X2 produces MVEGSSGGWGGQLSGEVKCDAPAPPGHELKTRPTDQLLRSRRGQKLQFRGCEDCLRASPVGPGTSTPTTSTQPRGRCSGRCMATGVTYWSAYESSFQVNECVWAREQDESSGEEEELEEGGGITWETQAMEVKGQLISAPEPFTCPDRKQRERMAELQERRRSLQSLLSTRLAELRRVCLQEAELTGVVPSDFPLGAGEKAPCIRRRRGGPRHASRKYREEEDCQRTKSKKTLFSTALRKHSDSEAHTHTQTHTYNSKRTVHRGCHTDDTVRSESSSTDSTGHEHDDYTPQCRPLLVSAGSPVEVFYQNKTRRNSVHNRNDPPDTVPTHRPHQLPTPLGPPHTPHPPPLPPRSQDSSSSSGPSDPGSAAELKANIARHSNSSDGLLERISPPQDGPLGSRGTNTGGGFTSSEKLTDGRTKLTNGLLDWGGTGRGRGCGRGGGYSDVLLDYVWGKQQQLQRQQPQQTNSRQPTTPHQPIYSGCISQQPLGAPPSYRAHSADQRRIKVTRTKSCGPFLPVQQSHADTHSPPLTAIQPDPHPHLQPPRPPQLHPSQDAQLEEATRSIHKALALEGLRDWYLRNTIGANHQSQVNGKVNAKVKCQAGGGGALQIRRKTIGVVQPPTYQTDANHHPPLPHRKQALPHSATFHGHPLHARSVDGALYQDAFPALKLEPAPQDLDHPSPGTLV; encoded by the exons ATG GTAGAGGGAAGCtcggggggctgggggggtcaGCTGAGTGGAGAGGTCAAATGTGACGCCCCAGCTCCACCTGGACATGAGCTGAAGACGAGACCCACAGATCAACTGTTGAGGAGCCGCCGAGGACAGAAGCTGCAG TTTCGAGGTTGTGAAGACTGTTTGAGAGCCTCTCCAGTCGGTCCTGGGACCagcacccccaccaccagcactCAGCCCCGTGGGCGGTGTTCAGGCCGTTGCATGGCAACAGGAGTCACCTATTGGAGCGCTTATGAGTCCAGCTTCCAG GTGAACGAGTGTGTGTGGGCCAGAGAGCAGGACGAGTCCagcggcgaggaggaggagctggaggaggggggcgggaTCACATGGGAGACACAGGCcatggaggtcaaaggtcaactcaTCTCAGCACCTG agcctTTTACCtgtccagacaggaagcagagggagCGAATGGCAGAGTTGCaggagaggaggcggagcctgcaGAGCCTGTTAAGCACGCGATTGGCTGAGCTGAGACgcgtctgtctgcaggaggct GAGCTGACAGGTGTGGTTCCCAGCGACTTCCCCCTGGGGGCGGGTGAGAAAGCCCCCTGCATCCGACGCAGAAGGGGCGGCCCTCGCCACGCAAGCAGGAAGTACCGCGAG GAGGAAGACTGTCAGCGCACCAAGAGCAAGAAAACCCTGTTCAGCACAGCCCTGAGGAAACACAGCGActctgaagcacacacacacacgcagacacacacatacaacagCAAGAGGACCGTGCACAGAGGCTGCCACACAG atgACACAGTGAGGTCAGAGAGTAGCTCAACAGACTCCACAGGACACGAGCACG ACGACTACACGCCTCAGTGTCGCCCCCTACTGGTGTCTGCTGGCTCCCCAGTGGAGGTGTTCTaccaaaacaaaaccaggagGAACTCTGTGCacaacag gaACGACCCTCCAGACACTGTTCCAACTCACAGGCCCCACCAACTCCCAACCCCCCTTGGCCCTCctcacaccccccaccctccccccctcccccctcgctcccaggactcctcttcctcctccgggcCCTCGGACCCAggttctgcagcagagctgaaagCTAACATAGCTCGCCACAGTAACAGCTCTGACGGGCTGCTGGAGCGCATCAGTCCCCCACAGGATGGTCCGCTGGGGTCCCGAGGGACAAACACCGGCGGAGGGTTTACCAGCTCCGAGAAGCTGACCGACGGACGGACAAAGTTGACCAACGGACTTCTTGACTGGGGCGGGACAGGGCGAGGAAGAGGCtgtggaagaggagggggcTATAGCGACGTTCTTTTGGATTATGTGTGGGggaagcagcaacagctgcagcgcCAACAGCCCCAACAGACCAACAGCCGGCAGCCGACCACGCCGCACCAGCCCATCTACAGCGGCTGCAtctcccagcagcctctggggGCGCCACCGTCCTACCGCGCTCACTCGGCCGACCAGCGGCGGATCAAAGTGACCCGCACCAAATCCTGCGGCCCCTTCCTCCCAGTGCAGCAGAGCCACGCTGATACCCACAGTCCTCCGCTGACAGCCATCCAGCcggacccccacccccacctgcagCCCCCACGGCCCCCGCAGCTGCACCCCAGCCAGGacgcacagctggaggaggccaccAGGAGCATCCACAAGGCCCTCGCCCTGGAAG GGTTGAGGGACTGGTATCTGCGCAACACCATCGGCGCCAACCACCAAAGCCAGGTCAATGGAAAGGTCAACGCCAAGGTCAAATGTCAGGCAGGCGGAGGAGGGGCTCTTCAAATCAGACGGAAGACAATCGGTGTCGTCCAGCCGCCGACCTACCAGACGGACGCCAACCATCATCCCCCGCTGCCGCACCGCAAACAGGCGCTGCCACATTCGGCCACGTTCCACGGACACCCGCTGCACGCCAG gtCTGTGGATGGCGCCCTCTACCAGGACGCCTTCCCTGCACTGAAGCTGGAACCAGCTCCCCAAGACCTGGACCACCCATCTCCTGGAACTTTGGTCTGA
- the ccdc120a gene encoding coiled-coil domain-containing protein 120 isoform X3: MLQPFQFRGCEDCLRASPVGPGTSTPTTSTQPRGRCSGRCMATGVTYWSAYESSFQVNECVWAREQDESSGEEEELEEGGGITWETQAMEVKGQLISAPEPFTCPDRKQRERMAELQERRRSLQSLLSTRLAELRRVCLQEAELTGVVPSDFPLGAGEKAPCIRRRRGGPRHASRKYREEEDCQRTKSKKTLFSTALRKHSDSEAHTHTQTHTYNSKRTVHRGCHTDDTVRSESSSTDSTGHEHDDYTPQCRPLLVSAGSPVEVFYQNKTRRNSVHNRNDPPDTVPTHRPHQLPTPLGPPHTPHPPPLPPRSQDSSSSSGPSDPGSAAELKANIARHSNSSDGLLERISPPQDGPLGSRGTNTGGGFTSSEKLTDGRTKLTNGLLDWGGTGRGRGCGRGGGYSDVLLDYVWGKQQQLQRQQPQQTNSRQPTTPHQPIYSGCISQQPLGAPPSYRAHSADQRRIKVTRTKSCGPFLPVQQSHADTHSPPLTAIQPDPHPHLQPPRPPQLHPSQDAQLEEATRSIHKALALEGLRDWYLRNTIGANHQSQVNGKVNAKVKCQAGGGGALQIRRKTIGVVQPPTYQTDANHHPPLPHRKQALPHSATFHGHPLHARSVDGALYQDAFPALKLEPAPQDLDHPSPGTLV; this comes from the exons ATGCTTCAGCCCTTCCAG TTTCGAGGTTGTGAAGACTGTTTGAGAGCCTCTCCAGTCGGTCCTGGGACCagcacccccaccaccagcactCAGCCCCGTGGGCGGTGTTCAGGCCGTTGCATGGCAACAGGAGTCACCTATTGGAGCGCTTATGAGTCCAGCTTCCAG GTGAACGAGTGTGTGTGGGCCAGAGAGCAGGACGAGTCCagcggcgaggaggaggagctggaggaggggggcgggaTCACATGGGAGACACAGGCcatggaggtcaaaggtcaactcaTCTCAGCACCTG agcctTTTACCtgtccagacaggaagcagagggagCGAATGGCAGAGTTGCaggagaggaggcggagcctgcaGAGCCTGTTAAGCACGCGATTGGCTGAGCTGAGACgcgtctgtctgcaggaggct GAGCTGACAGGTGTGGTTCCCAGCGACTTCCCCCTGGGGGCGGGTGAGAAAGCCCCCTGCATCCGACGCAGAAGGGGCGGCCCTCGCCACGCAAGCAGGAAGTACCGCGAG GAGGAAGACTGTCAGCGCACCAAGAGCAAGAAAACCCTGTTCAGCACAGCCCTGAGGAAACACAGCGActctgaagcacacacacacacgcagacacacacatacaacagCAAGAGGACCGTGCACAGAGGCTGCCACACAG atgACACAGTGAGGTCAGAGAGTAGCTCAACAGACTCCACAGGACACGAGCACG ACGACTACACGCCTCAGTGTCGCCCCCTACTGGTGTCTGCTGGCTCCCCAGTGGAGGTGTTCTaccaaaacaaaaccaggagGAACTCTGTGCacaacag gaACGACCCTCCAGACACTGTTCCAACTCACAGGCCCCACCAACTCCCAACCCCCCTTGGCCCTCctcacaccccccaccctccccccctcccccctcgctcccaggactcctcttcctcctccgggcCCTCGGACCCAggttctgcagcagagctgaaagCTAACATAGCTCGCCACAGTAACAGCTCTGACGGGCTGCTGGAGCGCATCAGTCCCCCACAGGATGGTCCGCTGGGGTCCCGAGGGACAAACACCGGCGGAGGGTTTACCAGCTCCGAGAAGCTGACCGACGGACGGACAAAGTTGACCAACGGACTTCTTGACTGGGGCGGGACAGGGCGAGGAAGAGGCtgtggaagaggagggggcTATAGCGACGTTCTTTTGGATTATGTGTGGGggaagcagcaacagctgcagcgcCAACAGCCCCAACAGACCAACAGCCGGCAGCCGACCACGCCGCACCAGCCCATCTACAGCGGCTGCAtctcccagcagcctctggggGCGCCACCGTCCTACCGCGCTCACTCGGCCGACCAGCGGCGGATCAAAGTGACCCGCACCAAATCCTGCGGCCCCTTCCTCCCAGTGCAGCAGAGCCACGCTGATACCCACAGTCCTCCGCTGACAGCCATCCAGCcggacccccacccccacctgcagCCCCCACGGCCCCCGCAGCTGCACCCCAGCCAGGacgcacagctggaggaggccaccAGGAGCATCCACAAGGCCCTCGCCCTGGAAG GGTTGAGGGACTGGTATCTGCGCAACACCATCGGCGCCAACCACCAAAGCCAGGTCAATGGAAAGGTCAACGCCAAGGTCAAATGTCAGGCAGGCGGAGGAGGGGCTCTTCAAATCAGACGGAAGACAATCGGTGTCGTCCAGCCGCCGACCTACCAGACGGACGCCAACCATCATCCCCCGCTGCCGCACCGCAAACAGGCGCTGCCACATTCGGCCACGTTCCACGGACACCCGCTGCACGCCAG gtCTGTGGATGGCGCCCTCTACCAGGACGCCTTCCCTGCACTGAAGCTGGAACCAGCTCCCCAAGACCTGGACCACCCATCTCCTGGAACTTTGGTCTGA
- the ccdc120a gene encoding coiled-coil domain-containing protein 120 isoform X1, whose translation MVCLKSCGGENHQSQKIIFSIFKVEGSSGGWGGQLSGEVKCDAPAPPGHELKTRPTDQLLRSRRGQKLQFRGCEDCLRASPVGPGTSTPTTSTQPRGRCSGRCMATGVTYWSAYESSFQVNECVWAREQDESSGEEEELEEGGGITWETQAMEVKGQLISAPEPFTCPDRKQRERMAELQERRRSLQSLLSTRLAELRRVCLQEAELTGVVPSDFPLGAGEKAPCIRRRRGGPRHASRKYREEEDCQRTKSKKTLFSTALRKHSDSEAHTHTQTHTYNSKRTVHRGCHTDDTVRSESSSTDSTGHEHDDYTPQCRPLLVSAGSPVEVFYQNKTRRNSVHNRNDPPDTVPTHRPHQLPTPLGPPHTPHPPPLPPRSQDSSSSSGPSDPGSAAELKANIARHSNSSDGLLERISPPQDGPLGSRGTNTGGGFTSSEKLTDGRTKLTNGLLDWGGTGRGRGCGRGGGYSDVLLDYVWGKQQQLQRQQPQQTNSRQPTTPHQPIYSGCISQQPLGAPPSYRAHSADQRRIKVTRTKSCGPFLPVQQSHADTHSPPLTAIQPDPHPHLQPPRPPQLHPSQDAQLEEATRSIHKALALEGLRDWYLRNTIGANHQSQVNGKVNAKVKCQAGGGGALQIRRKTIGVVQPPTYQTDANHHPPLPHRKQALPHSATFHGHPLHARSVDGALYQDAFPALKLEPAPQDLDHPSPGTLV comes from the exons ATGGTGTGTTTAAAATCCTGTGGCGGTGAAAATCACCAAAGTCAGAAGATTATTTTCAGTATTTTTAAGGTAGAGGGAAGCtcggggggctgggggggtcaGCTGAGTGGAGAGGTCAAATGTGACGCCCCAGCTCCACCTGGACATGAGCTGAAGACGAGACCCACAGATCAACTGTTGAGGAGCCGCCGAGGACAGAAGCTGCAG TTTCGAGGTTGTGAAGACTGTTTGAGAGCCTCTCCAGTCGGTCCTGGGACCagcacccccaccaccagcactCAGCCCCGTGGGCGGTGTTCAGGCCGTTGCATGGCAACAGGAGTCACCTATTGGAGCGCTTATGAGTCCAGCTTCCAG GTGAACGAGTGTGTGTGGGCCAGAGAGCAGGACGAGTCCagcggcgaggaggaggagctggaggaggggggcgggaTCACATGGGAGACACAGGCcatggaggtcaaaggtcaactcaTCTCAGCACCTG agcctTTTACCtgtccagacaggaagcagagggagCGAATGGCAGAGTTGCaggagaggaggcggagcctgcaGAGCCTGTTAAGCACGCGATTGGCTGAGCTGAGACgcgtctgtctgcaggaggct GAGCTGACAGGTGTGGTTCCCAGCGACTTCCCCCTGGGGGCGGGTGAGAAAGCCCCCTGCATCCGACGCAGAAGGGGCGGCCCTCGCCACGCAAGCAGGAAGTACCGCGAG GAGGAAGACTGTCAGCGCACCAAGAGCAAGAAAACCCTGTTCAGCACAGCCCTGAGGAAACACAGCGActctgaagcacacacacacacgcagacacacacatacaacagCAAGAGGACCGTGCACAGAGGCTGCCACACAG atgACACAGTGAGGTCAGAGAGTAGCTCAACAGACTCCACAGGACACGAGCACG ACGACTACACGCCTCAGTGTCGCCCCCTACTGGTGTCTGCTGGCTCCCCAGTGGAGGTGTTCTaccaaaacaaaaccaggagGAACTCTGTGCacaacag gaACGACCCTCCAGACACTGTTCCAACTCACAGGCCCCACCAACTCCCAACCCCCCTTGGCCCTCctcacaccccccaccctccccccctcccccctcgctcccaggactcctcttcctcctccgggcCCTCGGACCCAggttctgcagcagagctgaaagCTAACATAGCTCGCCACAGTAACAGCTCTGACGGGCTGCTGGAGCGCATCAGTCCCCCACAGGATGGTCCGCTGGGGTCCCGAGGGACAAACACCGGCGGAGGGTTTACCAGCTCCGAGAAGCTGACCGACGGACGGACAAAGTTGACCAACGGACTTCTTGACTGGGGCGGGACAGGGCGAGGAAGAGGCtgtggaagaggagggggcTATAGCGACGTTCTTTTGGATTATGTGTGGGggaagcagcaacagctgcagcgcCAACAGCCCCAACAGACCAACAGCCGGCAGCCGACCACGCCGCACCAGCCCATCTACAGCGGCTGCAtctcccagcagcctctggggGCGCCACCGTCCTACCGCGCTCACTCGGCCGACCAGCGGCGGATCAAAGTGACCCGCACCAAATCCTGCGGCCCCTTCCTCCCAGTGCAGCAGAGCCACGCTGATACCCACAGTCCTCCGCTGACAGCCATCCAGCcggacccccacccccacctgcagCCCCCACGGCCCCCGCAGCTGCACCCCAGCCAGGacgcacagctggaggaggccaccAGGAGCATCCACAAGGCCCTCGCCCTGGAAG GGTTGAGGGACTGGTATCTGCGCAACACCATCGGCGCCAACCACCAAAGCCAGGTCAATGGAAAGGTCAACGCCAAGGTCAAATGTCAGGCAGGCGGAGGAGGGGCTCTTCAAATCAGACGGAAGACAATCGGTGTCGTCCAGCCGCCGACCTACCAGACGGACGCCAACCATCATCCCCCGCTGCCGCACCGCAAACAGGCGCTGCCACATTCGGCCACGTTCCACGGACACCCGCTGCACGCCAG gtCTGTGGATGGCGCCCTCTACCAGGACGCCTTCCCTGCACTGAAGCTGGAACCAGCTCCCCAAGACCTGGACCACCCATCTCCTGGAACTTTGGTCTGA
- the ccdc120a gene encoding coiled-coil domain-containing protein 120 isoform X4: MATGVTYWSAYESSFQVNECVWAREQDESSGEEEELEEGGGITWETQAMEVKGQLISAPEPFTCPDRKQRERMAELQERRRSLQSLLSTRLAELRRVCLQEAELTGVVPSDFPLGAGEKAPCIRRRRGGPRHASRKYREEEDCQRTKSKKTLFSTALRKHSDSEAHTHTQTHTYNSKRTVHRGCHTDDTVRSESSSTDSTGHEHDDYTPQCRPLLVSAGSPVEVFYQNKTRRNSVHNRNDPPDTVPTHRPHQLPTPLGPPHTPHPPPLPPRSQDSSSSSGPSDPGSAAELKANIARHSNSSDGLLERISPPQDGPLGSRGTNTGGGFTSSEKLTDGRTKLTNGLLDWGGTGRGRGCGRGGGYSDVLLDYVWGKQQQLQRQQPQQTNSRQPTTPHQPIYSGCISQQPLGAPPSYRAHSADQRRIKVTRTKSCGPFLPVQQSHADTHSPPLTAIQPDPHPHLQPPRPPQLHPSQDAQLEEATRSIHKALALEGLRDWYLRNTIGANHQSQVNGKVNAKVKCQAGGGGALQIRRKTIGVVQPPTYQTDANHHPPLPHRKQALPHSATFHGHPLHARSVDGALYQDAFPALKLEPAPQDLDHPSPGTLV; encoded by the exons ATGGCAACAGGAGTCACCTATTGGAGCGCTTATGAGTCCAGCTTCCAG GTGAACGAGTGTGTGTGGGCCAGAGAGCAGGACGAGTCCagcggcgaggaggaggagctggaggaggggggcgggaTCACATGGGAGACACAGGCcatggaggtcaaaggtcaactcaTCTCAGCACCTG agcctTTTACCtgtccagacaggaagcagagggagCGAATGGCAGAGTTGCaggagaggaggcggagcctgcaGAGCCTGTTAAGCACGCGATTGGCTGAGCTGAGACgcgtctgtctgcaggaggct GAGCTGACAGGTGTGGTTCCCAGCGACTTCCCCCTGGGGGCGGGTGAGAAAGCCCCCTGCATCCGACGCAGAAGGGGCGGCCCTCGCCACGCAAGCAGGAAGTACCGCGAG GAGGAAGACTGTCAGCGCACCAAGAGCAAGAAAACCCTGTTCAGCACAGCCCTGAGGAAACACAGCGActctgaagcacacacacacacgcagacacacacatacaacagCAAGAGGACCGTGCACAGAGGCTGCCACACAG atgACACAGTGAGGTCAGAGAGTAGCTCAACAGACTCCACAGGACACGAGCACG ACGACTACACGCCTCAGTGTCGCCCCCTACTGGTGTCTGCTGGCTCCCCAGTGGAGGTGTTCTaccaaaacaaaaccaggagGAACTCTGTGCacaacag gaACGACCCTCCAGACACTGTTCCAACTCACAGGCCCCACCAACTCCCAACCCCCCTTGGCCCTCctcacaccccccaccctccccccctcccccctcgctcccaggactcctcttcctcctccgggcCCTCGGACCCAggttctgcagcagagctgaaagCTAACATAGCTCGCCACAGTAACAGCTCTGACGGGCTGCTGGAGCGCATCAGTCCCCCACAGGATGGTCCGCTGGGGTCCCGAGGGACAAACACCGGCGGAGGGTTTACCAGCTCCGAGAAGCTGACCGACGGACGGACAAAGTTGACCAACGGACTTCTTGACTGGGGCGGGACAGGGCGAGGAAGAGGCtgtggaagaggagggggcTATAGCGACGTTCTTTTGGATTATGTGTGGGggaagcagcaacagctgcagcgcCAACAGCCCCAACAGACCAACAGCCGGCAGCCGACCACGCCGCACCAGCCCATCTACAGCGGCTGCAtctcccagcagcctctggggGCGCCACCGTCCTACCGCGCTCACTCGGCCGACCAGCGGCGGATCAAAGTGACCCGCACCAAATCCTGCGGCCCCTTCCTCCCAGTGCAGCAGAGCCACGCTGATACCCACAGTCCTCCGCTGACAGCCATCCAGCcggacccccacccccacctgcagCCCCCACGGCCCCCGCAGCTGCACCCCAGCCAGGacgcacagctggaggaggccaccAGGAGCATCCACAAGGCCCTCGCCCTGGAAG GGTTGAGGGACTGGTATCTGCGCAACACCATCGGCGCCAACCACCAAAGCCAGGTCAATGGAAAGGTCAACGCCAAGGTCAAATGTCAGGCAGGCGGAGGAGGGGCTCTTCAAATCAGACGGAAGACAATCGGTGTCGTCCAGCCGCCGACCTACCAGACGGACGCCAACCATCATCCCCCGCTGCCGCACCGCAAACAGGCGCTGCCACATTCGGCCACGTTCCACGGACACCCGCTGCACGCCAG gtCTGTGGATGGCGCCCTCTACCAGGACGCCTTCCCTGCACTGAAGCTGGAACCAGCTCCCCAAGACCTGGACCACCCATCTCCTGGAACTTTGGTCTGA